In Methanothermobacter sp., the following are encoded in one genomic region:
- a CDS encoding ATP/GTP-binding protein, with the protein MMKNKETKVVIFGDYDTGKTTTLEQLCDKITKVEYKGTTLALDYGNCIVNGEKVHLFATPGHERFKFMLEIISNGLDAAIIVVDNSRGVTLAEKEIMAELEEKNIPYVVFSNKQDLDDSELEIDRDVDVLPTIATEGEGLMDGLQLLLQKLN; encoded by the coding sequence ATAATGAAAAATAAGGAGACAAAGGTTGTAATCTTCGGGGATTATGATACCGGTAAAACAACCACCCTTGAGCAGCTATGTGATAAGATAACAAAGGTCGAGTACAAGGGCACAACACTGGCACTGGATTATGGTAACTGCATTGTTAACGGTGAGAAGGTACACCTCTTTGCAACACCCGGCCACGAGAGGTTCAAGTTCATGCTTGAGATCATCTCCAATGGCCTTGATGCCGCCATAATAGTGGTGGATAACTCAAGGGGGGTAACCCTGGCTGAGAAGGAGATAATGGCAGAACTTGAGGAGAAGAACATCCCCTACGTTGTGTTCTCAAATAAACAGGACCTTGATGATTCTGAACTTGAGATTGACAGGGATGTGGATGTTCTGCCCACCATTGCAACCGAGGGTGAGGGGCTGATGGACGGTCTTCAGCTTCTGCTCCAGAAACTTAACTGA
- a CDS encoding valine--tRNA ligase: MTDNQIPKDYNHKNEVKWQKKWQEDDIYRFIGSGTKPRYIIDTPPPYPTGSIHMGHVLNWVYMDIIARFRRMRGFDVLFPQGWDCHGLPTEVKVEETHNIKKSDVSREEFRRLCVELTQENIKMMKEQMQRLGFSQDWSHEFVTMTPEYMRRTQLSFLRMYEDGLIYQGVHPVNWCPRCETAIAFAEVEYVENETNLNYVRFPVDGGEDIEIATTRPELMAACVAVAVHPDDDRFTEFEGKEIEVPLFGQKVKLIEDPDVDPEFGTGAVMICTFGDKTDVTWVNRHNLDIIEAIDERGYMTEAAGKYKGLTIRECKEQIIEDLEREGFFLRKEPVKQNVGTCWRCKTPIEILVKKQWFVAVKKLIPDVRRAAEEMEWVPEHMKTRLLNWTGSMDWDWCISRQRIFATPIPVWYCKECGRVHVADEDMLPVDPTRDDPGIKCECGSTEFIGEEDVLDTWMDSSISPLSVAGWPDESYRDLFPANLRPQGHDIIRTWAFYTILRCMALTGEKPFSEIVINGMVFGEDGHKMSKSRGNVIAPEEVLEDYGADALRLWAAGSVPGSDVPFAWKDVKYGYKFLRKFWNAFRFISIHLGDDREAEFRPLDRWILSRLMNLVRDVTESLEEYNFASAVGRIQKFVWHDFCDEYIEAVKYRLYSEGDESSRVAAQNTLRMVLETCLRLLAPVTPHFTEEVHQHIGEGSIHVKGWPEYRPEMVDPEIERMGDLTVEVIGEIRRFKSSSKMPLNAPLRSATIYTDEDSAAMLEPFLQDIAGTMNISEVGLERGEPEITERVVELEPRMDRIGPEFRGDAPAIISHLKGSDPQDIYDELQEKGEIEVAGKRLTAEYISFRKEVVGTAGERVDVLNMDEPEIIIEIVR, from the coding sequence ATGACCGATAACCAGATCCCAAAGGATTACAACCATAAAAACGAGGTTAAATGGCAGAAAAAATGGCAGGAAGATGACATATACCGCTTCATAGGGTCAGGGACAAAGCCCCGGTACATCATAGACACGCCACCACCATACCCAACAGGATCCATACACATGGGCCACGTACTCAACTGGGTCTACATGGACATAATAGCAAGGTTCAGGAGAATGAGGGGATTCGATGTCCTCTTCCCCCAGGGCTGGGACTGTCATGGGCTCCCAACTGAGGTCAAGGTTGAGGAGACCCACAACATAAAGAAGAGTGACGTGTCACGTGAGGAATTCAGGCGCCTCTGCGTGGAACTCACCCAGGAAAACATAAAGATGATGAAGGAGCAGATGCAGCGCCTCGGCTTCAGCCAGGACTGGAGCCACGAATTCGTGACCATGACCCCCGAGTACATGAGGAGAACCCAGCTCTCATTCCTCCGCATGTACGAGGACGGCCTCATATACCAGGGCGTGCACCCGGTCAACTGGTGCCCCAGGTGTGAAACTGCGATAGCCTTTGCAGAGGTCGAATACGTTGAGAACGAGACAAACCTCAACTACGTGAGGTTCCCTGTCGATGGTGGTGAAGATATAGAGATAGCCACAACAAGGCCTGAGCTCATGGCAGCCTGCGTGGCGGTGGCTGTACACCCTGATGATGATAGATTCACTGAATTTGAGGGTAAGGAGATAGAGGTACCCCTCTTTGGCCAGAAGGTTAAACTGATAGAGGACCCCGATGTTGACCCTGAATTCGGTACCGGCGCTGTCATGATATGTACCTTCGGGGACAAGACAGACGTTACCTGGGTCAACCGCCATAACCTAGACATTATAGAGGCTATAGATGAAAGGGGTTACATGACAGAGGCCGCAGGCAAATACAAGGGTCTTACCATAAGGGAGTGCAAGGAACAGATAATTGAGGACCTTGAAAGGGAGGGCTTCTTCCTGAGAAAGGAGCCTGTGAAGCAGAACGTGGGCACATGCTGGAGGTGCAAGACACCCATAGAGATCCTGGTCAAGAAGCAGTGGTTTGTGGCGGTAAAGAAACTCATACCCGATGTTAGAAGGGCTGCTGAGGAAATGGAATGGGTGCCCGAACACATGAAGACCAGGCTCCTCAACTGGACAGGGTCCATGGACTGGGACTGGTGCATATCAAGGCAGAGGATATTCGCAACCCCCATACCCGTGTGGTACTGCAAGGAATGCGGAAGGGTCCACGTTGCAGATGAGGATATGCTGCCAGTTGACCCAACAAGGGACGATCCAGGTATAAAATGTGAATGCGGAAGCACAGAATTCATTGGTGAGGAGGACGTCCTTGACACATGGATGGACAGTTCAATATCCCCTCTCTCGGTTGCAGGATGGCCAGATGAATCCTACAGGGACCTCTTCCCCGCAAATCTTAGGCCACAGGGACACGACATAATCCGTACCTGGGCATTCTACACCATACTGAGATGCATGGCACTCACCGGCGAGAAACCCTTCAGTGAGATAGTGATAAACGGGATGGTCTTCGGGGAGGACGGACACAAGATGAGCAAGTCCCGGGGAAATGTTATAGCACCCGAAGAGGTCCTTGAGGACTACGGTGCCGATGCACTGAGGCTCTGGGCCGCAGGCAGTGTGCCAGGGTCAGACGTTCCATTTGCCTGGAAGGACGTGAAGTACGGCTACAAGTTCCTGAGGAAATTCTGGAATGCATTCAGATTCATAAGCATCCACCTGGGAGATGACAGGGAGGCGGAATTCAGACCCCTTGACCGCTGGATACTCTCCAGGCTCATGAACCTGGTGAGGGACGTTACAGAGAGTCTGGAGGAGTACAACTTCGCCTCAGCGGTGGGGAGGATCCAGAAGTTCGTCTGGCATGACTTCTGTGACGAGTACATAGAGGCTGTCAAGTACCGGCTGTACTCGGAGGGGGATGAGTCATCAAGGGTGGCAGCCCAGAACACCCTGAGGATGGTCCTCGAGACATGCCTCAGGCTCCTTGCCCCGGTGACACCCCACTTCACAGAGGAGGTTCACCAGCACATCGGCGAGGGATCAATACATGTGAAGGGCTGGCCAGAGTACCGACCTGAGATGGTTGACCCTGAAATCGAGAGGATGGGTGACCTTACAGTTGAGGTTATAGGTGAAATCAGGAGGTTCAAGTCATCATCAAAGATGCCCCTCAACGCACCCCTCCGATCAGCCACCATATACACGGATGAGGATTCAGCGGCAATGCTGGAACCATTCCTCCAGGACATAGCCGGGACAATGAATATATCTGAGGTGGGCCTTGAGAGGGGTGAACCTGAAATAACAGAGAGGGTCGTGGAACTTGAACCGAGAATGGACAGGATAGGGCCCGAGTTCAGGGGAGACGCCCCCGCCATAATCTCCCATCTCAAGGGATCTGACCCCCAGGATATCTACGATGAACTCCAGGAAAAGGGGGAAATAGAGGTTGCTGGAAAAAGACTCACAGCCGAATACATAAGCTTCAGAAAGGAGGTTGTGGGAACAGCCGGCGAAAGGGTCGATGTGCTCAACATGGATGAACCTGAAATCATAATAGAAATAGTGCGCTGA
- the aroA gene encoding 3-phosphoshikimate 1-carboxyvinyltransferase has protein sequence MELKVDVSSELSGTVKAPPSKSYTHRAVIVAALADGISEIRDPLVAEDTLSSVEACRAFGVDIEGSEKWSVTGSGGELETPDDVVYLGNSGTTLRIMTSVAGLAENYTVLTGDESLRTRPMQPLLEALKPLGVEAVSSRMNGLPPVIIRGGFRGGETSIDGSLSSQFISSILIAAPLSEGVDLKVEGEFISRPYVDMTLDVMEKFSVPVEYSDGVFSVEPSRYRGRRYTVEGDYSSASYLAGAVAVAGGEVRIENLFRDSRQGDRIILDIIREMGADVVVGDDHVVVSSTGELSGVQVDLHDAPDLLPTVAVLGALADGRTEIRGVEHARYKETDRIRTCATELGKLGVEVKELRDGMVIEGGVRGGVVSSHGDHRLAMAFTIIGLREGIRIMDGEVFSVSFPDFPERMRSIGCRINLPQH, from the coding sequence ATGGAACTTAAAGTTGATGTGTCATCTGAACTTTCAGGGACAGTCAAGGCCCCACCATCCAAGAGTTACACCCACAGGGCGGTCATAGTGGCGGCACTTGCAGATGGCATATCAGAGATCAGGGACCCCCTTGTGGCGGAGGACACCCTCTCCTCGGTGGAGGCCTGCCGGGCATTCGGGGTTGACATAGAGGGCAGTGAGAAATGGTCCGTCACCGGAAGCGGGGGTGAACTTGAAACACCCGACGATGTTGTATACCTTGGAAATTCAGGGACAACCCTGCGCATCATGACCTCGGTGGCTGGCCTTGCAGAGAACTACACTGTACTCACCGGTGATGAGTCCCTCAGGACAAGACCCATGCAGCCCCTCCTGGAAGCCCTCAAACCACTCGGTGTTGAGGCGGTATCCTCAAGGATGAATGGCCTCCCACCTGTTATAATAAGGGGAGGGTTCAGGGGCGGCGAGACATCAATAGATGGGAGTCTGAGTTCACAGTTCATATCATCGATCCTCATAGCAGCACCCCTCTCGGAGGGCGTTGACCTGAAGGTTGAAGGGGAGTTCATATCAAGGCCCTACGTTGACATGACTCTTGATGTGATGGAGAAATTCTCTGTCCCGGTGGAATACTCTGATGGCGTATTCTCTGTTGAACCATCCAGGTACAGGGGAAGGAGGTACACGGTTGAGGGTGACTACTCCTCTGCATCCTACCTTGCAGGGGCAGTTGCAGTTGCAGGCGGAGAGGTCAGAATCGAGAACCTCTTCAGGGATTCCCGGCAGGGGGACCGTATCATACTTGACATAATCAGGGAGATGGGGGCCGATGTTGTTGTGGGAGATGACCACGTGGTTGTATCATCCACCGGCGAACTTTCAGGTGTCCAGGTGGACCTCCATGACGCCCCGGACCTCCTCCCAACTGTAGCGGTCCTCGGGGCCCTTGCCGATGGACGAACCGAGATAAGGGGAGTTGAACATGCAAGGTACAAGGAAACAGACAGAATAAGGACATGCGCCACTGAACTTGGAAAACTGGGAGTGGAGGTTAAGGAGCTACGGGACGGCATGGTCATTGAGGGTGGTGTGAGGGGTGGAGTGGTCTCATCCCACGGCGACCACAGACTTGCAATGGCATTCACCATCATCGGTCTCAGAGAGGGCATAAGAATAATGGATGGTGAGGTCTTCAGTGTTTCGTTTCCTGATTTTCCAGAGAGGATGAGGTCAATTGGGTGCAGGATAAACCTCCCACAGCATTAA
- the nth gene encoding endonuclease III, translating into MEGLRSLYSLRVFEDRDPYRVLIRTILSQRTRDENTDEATARLFSEYPTMEDVAYAPVEKLEQLVRKAGFYHVKARRIREVSRILLEEYGGKVPDDIDELLKLPGVGRKTANCVLVYAFNKPAVPVDTHVHRISNRIGLVNTRTPEETERALMEVIPRKYWIELNDLMVQFGQDICRPVGPRHEECPIADECDYYKSLVGERENPDV; encoded by the coding sequence ATGGAGGGTCTTAGGAGCCTCTACTCCCTGAGAGTCTTTGAGGACAGGGACCCCTACCGTGTCCTCATAAGAACCATACTCTCCCAGAGGACCAGGGACGAGAACACCGATGAGGCAACCGCCAGGCTGTTCTCTGAGTACCCCACCATGGAGGACGTTGCATATGCTCCTGTCGAGAAACTGGAGCAGCTTGTAAGAAAGGCTGGCTTTTACCACGTCAAGGCAAGGAGGATCAGGGAGGTTTCTCGGATCCTCCTTGAGGAATACGGGGGAAAGGTCCCTGATGACATTGATGAACTCCTTAAACTTCCAGGTGTTGGGAGGAAAACCGCGAACTGTGTACTGGTATATGCATTCAATAAGCCAGCGGTCCCTGTTGATACACATGTCCACAGGATATCAAACAGAATTGGTCTTGTGAACACCAGGACACCTGAGGAGACCGAAAGGGCCCTCATGGAGGTCATACCCCGGAAATACTGGATAGAACTCAATGACCTCATGGTCCAGTTCGGACAGGACATCTGCCGGCCAGTGGGCCCGAGGCATGAGGAATGTCCCATCGCAGATGAATGCGACTACTATAAGAGCCTGGTGGGTGAAAGGGAAAACCCTGATGTTTAG
- a CDS encoding DHH family phosphoesterase codes for MIQSCSECKGKGYRVKSYKICSACHGTGYQSTEDIKDHFKGVSNTARQRFDLEETHDVPCEVCRGKGEVEVREPCPTCEGKGEVNICPSCGKRISGRDEYCPNCQKKEPVYVLHPACTIDDLEVGSVYRGKITRIEKYGVFVSLNSHVWGLMRGLFPDNRIGDEIFVRVSHVKPYKGEVDMIPASIKGPYEIVKLKKDLPRTRIADIDTKSLGKTVRIVGEVIQIQQTSGPTIFTISDETGTTWAAAFDEPGIRVYPHIQIGHIVEVIGEVNQHTGKIQIESESIERLIGKDAAEARRLIDEAIDRRAEPERKDLLIESETLEKLRPKLIEAAKAIRRAIYDGRSILVRHHADADGICAGVAIEKAVVPLLRELNPSTDAEWHYFKRAPSKAPFYELEDVVKDLSYALEDLERHGQKLPLLVLLDNGSTEEDILALMKAKIYDIEIVVVDHHYPGEVTDGRVEVDEYVDVHVNPYLVGGDSQITAGALSVEIAKMINPEITERILHLPGIAAVGDHANSPEAEGYIELAGERGYERDELEKIAACVDFEAFYLRFMNGRGIIDTILGLGNLDKHKKLVDALYREYERKVDTQLRAAIPNLKSTRLPNGILFNVLDVEKYSHRFTFPAPGKTCGFVHDYMVQKHGEETPIITLAYGPDFGVIRATDAVNEKFGFNLNEIVWELAEEIPEAVIDGGGHECAGSLKYIEGLSKKVLSAFAEKVASLRE; via the coding sequence ATGATCCAGTCATGTAGTGAATGTAAGGGTAAGGGTTACCGTGTTAAAAGTTACAAAATATGCAGCGCATGCCATGGGACAGGCTACCAGTCAACAGAGGATATTAAGGACCACTTCAAGGGTGTGTCAAACACTGCAAGGCAGAGGTTCGACCTTGAGGAGACCCATGATGTGCCCTGCGAGGTATGCAGGGGAAAGGGCGAGGTCGAGGTGAGGGAACCCTGCCCCACCTGTGAAGGTAAGGGTGAGGTTAACATATGCCCCTCATGTGGAAAGAGGATAAGTGGCAGGGACGAGTACTGTCCCAACTGCCAGAAGAAGGAGCCCGTCTACGTCCTCCACCCTGCATGCACCATCGACGACCTTGAGGTTGGAAGCGTATACAGGGGGAAGATAACAAGGATAGAAAAATATGGTGTCTTCGTGAGCCTCAACAGCCATGTCTGGGGGCTCATGAGGGGCCTGTTCCCTGACAACAGGATCGGTGACGAGATATTCGTCAGGGTATCCCATGTGAAGCCCTACAAGGGCGAGGTTGACATGATACCCGCCAGTATAAAGGGCCCATATGAGATCGTTAAATTAAAAAAGGACCTCCCAAGGACAAGGATAGCTGATATAGACACCAAGAGTCTTGGTAAAACAGTCAGGATAGTGGGTGAGGTCATACAGATACAGCAGACCTCAGGACCAACAATATTCACAATCTCAGATGAGACGGGCACAACCTGGGCGGCGGCCTTTGATGAGCCAGGCATAAGGGTCTACCCCCACATCCAGATAGGACACATAGTTGAGGTTATAGGTGAGGTTAACCAGCACACCGGTAAGATCCAGATAGAATCAGAGTCCATTGAACGCCTCATAGGAAAGGATGCAGCTGAGGCAAGGAGGCTAATCGATGAGGCAATTGACAGGAGGGCAGAACCAGAAAGGAAGGACCTTCTCATAGAAAGCGAAACCCTTGAAAAACTGAGGCCGAAACTCATTGAAGCAGCCAAGGCCATAAGAAGGGCAATATACGATGGAAGATCCATACTGGTAAGGCACCATGCAGACGCCGATGGTATATGTGCGGGTGTGGCCATAGAAAAGGCCGTTGTGCCCCTGCTTAGAGAACTGAACCCGAGCACAGATGCGGAGTGGCACTACTTCAAGAGGGCCCCAAGTAAGGCTCCATTCTATGAACTGGAGGACGTTGTGAAGGACCTCTCCTATGCACTTGAGGACCTGGAAAGGCACGGGCAGAAACTCCCCCTCCTTGTGCTCCTTGACAACGGGTCAACAGAGGAGGACATACTCGCCCTCATGAAGGCAAAGATCTATGACATCGAAATAGTTGTCGTGGACCACCACTACCCGGGTGAGGTCACCGATGGAAGGGTGGAGGTTGATGAATACGTTGACGTGCACGTAAACCCATACCTTGTGGGTGGGGACTCCCAGATAACCGCTGGTGCCCTTTCAGTGGAGATAGCCAAGATGATAAACCCTGAAATCACCGAGAGGATCCTGCACCTCCCAGGGATTGCTGCTGTGGGGGACCATGCAAACTCCCCTGAAGCCGAAGGTTACATTGAACTTGCAGGTGAGAGGGGCTATGAACGGGATGAACTTGAAAAAATAGCCGCCTGTGTTGACTTTGAGGCGTTCTACCTCCGATTCATGAATGGAAGGGGGATAATAGACACCATCCTTGGCCTTGGAAATCTTGATAAGCACAAAAAGCTGGTGGACGCCCTCTACAGGGAATACGAGAGGAAGGTTGATACCCAGCTCCGGGCCGCGATACCCAACCTCAAATCCACGAGGCTCCCCAATGGTATACTCTTCAATGTCCTTGACGTTGAGAAGTACTCACACCGCTTCACCTTCCCTGCCCCCGGCAAGACCTGCGGCTTCGTCCATGACTACATGGTCCAGAAACACGGTGAGGAGACACCGATAATCACCCTTGCCTATGGACCGGACTTCGGGGTTATAAGGGCAACCGACGCTGTGAATGAAAAATTCGGGTTCAACCTCAACGAGATAGTCTGGGAGCTGGCAGAGGAGATTCCTGAGGCTGTGATCGATGGGGGTGGACATGAATGCGCGGGGTCACTCAAGTACATTGAGGGCCTCTCAAAGAAGGTTCTATCGGCCTTTGCAGAGAAGGTGGCATCCCTCAGGGAATAA
- the pheT gene encoding phenylalanine--tRNA ligase subunit beta, which yields MPVITLDYDDLKELGIDLDRERLIEVLPMMGSDIEDFDDEGIKVEFFPNRPDLLSVEGVARSLRGFLGIETGMPRYDVPESDIEVTVDESVLNVRPHLGMAVIENVRFTDKKLKQVMEFQEDLHWVIGRDRRKVAIGIHDLDRVEPPFVYSGVEPEGVTFTPLESVCEMTPREILEEHPKGVAYAHLLRDHESYPLITDKNGDVLSLPPIINGELTKLTTETERILVDVTGTDERAVNQALNIICTSFAEAGGVIRSVTVRRPDSELRLPDLTPKEMSVSVSTASRITGIELDAAEIKGFLMKARMDASIVSPDEVLAVIPAYRVDILHEVDLVENIATQYCIGRIEPLIPEVATIAEEDNWNRADKFIREVMVGLGFQEVMSLMLTSEESHYQRMRLEEDERVQVAQPISQDRTMIRKSLLNGLLEFLEDNRHEDLPQRIFEVGDVVYIDPEAETRTRTVKKLACAVTHSSAGFTEIKSIAAAVVENLGYEFRVEPLDHPSFIMGRCASIESEGESSRIRGFFGEVHPEVVTNFNLEYPVIALEIEFEEK from the coding sequence ATGCCTGTTATAACGTTGGATTACGATGACCTGAAGGAACTGGGCATTGACCTTGATAGAGAAAGGCTCATTGAAGTTCTGCCGATGATGGGAAGTGACATTGAGGACTTTGACGATGAGGGTATTAAGGTTGAATTCTTCCCCAACCGCCCTGACCTCCTCTCGGTTGAGGGTGTTGCAAGGAGCCTCAGGGGATTTCTGGGGATTGAAACAGGCATGCCCCGTTATGATGTTCCTGAATCAGACATTGAGGTGACCGTTGATGAATCTGTCCTCAATGTGAGGCCCCACCTTGGAATGGCTGTCATTGAAAATGTGAGATTCACAGATAAGAAGCTCAAACAGGTCATGGAGTTCCAGGAGGACCTCCACTGGGTTATAGGACGTGACCGGAGGAAGGTGGCCATTGGTATACATGACCTTGACCGTGTTGAGCCGCCCTTCGTCTACAGTGGAGTTGAACCTGAGGGTGTCACATTCACCCCCCTTGAGAGTGTATGTGAAATGACACCCCGGGAGATACTGGAGGAGCACCCCAAGGGTGTGGCCTACGCACATCTCCTGAGGGACCATGAAAGTTATCCCCTGATAACCGATAAAAATGGAGACGTACTCTCCCTTCCCCCCATAATAAACGGGGAACTCACCAAGTTAACCACAGAGACGGAGAGGATACTCGTTGATGTTACAGGCACCGATGAGAGGGCAGTTAACCAGGCCCTGAACATCATATGCACGTCATTTGCAGAGGCTGGTGGTGTCATAAGGTCAGTAACGGTGAGGCGTCCTGATTCTGAGTTAAGGCTCCCGGACCTCACACCAAAGGAGATGAGTGTCTCTGTATCAACAGCTTCACGCATAACCGGCATTGAACTTGACGCTGCTGAGATTAAAGGGTTCCTCATGAAGGCCCGTATGGATGCATCCATTGTCTCCCCTGACGAGGTTCTTGCGGTTATCCCGGCCTACAGGGTGGACATCCTCCACGAGGTTGACCTTGTGGAGAACATAGCAACCCAGTACTGCATAGGGAGGATCGAACCCCTCATCCCTGAAGTTGCAACCATTGCAGAGGAGGATAACTGGAACAGGGCCGATAAATTCATAAGGGAGGTTATGGTGGGTCTGGGCTTCCAGGAGGTTATGAGCCTCATGCTGACGAGTGAGGAGAGCCACTACCAGAGGATGAGGCTCGAGGAGGATGAAAGGGTGCAGGTTGCCCAGCCAATTTCACAGGATCGGACCATGATCCGCAAGAGCCTCCTGAATGGTCTCCTTGAATTCCTTGAGGATAACAGGCATGAGGACCTCCCCCAGAGAATATTCGAGGTTGGGGACGTGGTATACATTGACCCTGAAGCCGAGACCCGTACACGTACCGTGAAGAAACTGGCATGTGCAGTCACCCACTCAAGCGCGGGTTTCACCGAGATCAAGTCAATTGCGGCTGCAGTGGTTGAGAACCTTGGATATGAGTTCAGAGTGGAACCCCTTGACCACCCATCATTCATAATGGGAAGGTGTGCGTCCATTGAATCTGAGGGTGAATCATCGAGAATAAGAGGGTTCTTTGGTGAGGTTCACCCCGAGGTTGTGACAAACTTCAACCTGGAGTACCCTGTCATTGCCCTTGAAATTGAATTTGAGGAGAAATGA
- a CDS encoding secondary thiamine-phosphate synthase enzyme YjbQ encodes MEFYTEEIPLRTSMRVELIDITSMVSGVLESSGIKEGILNVFSRHSTSAIFINENETRLLGDIESMLTGMVPSGGSYGHNVIDNNADSHLRAVLLGGSQTIPVVNGKMDLGTWQSIFFAELDGPRNRRIRVSVAGRP; translated from the coding sequence ATGGAATTCTATACAGAGGAGATTCCACTTCGGACCTCCATGCGGGTTGAACTCATTGATATAACCTCCATGGTTTCAGGGGTCCTCGAGTCATCTGGAATAAAGGAGGGAATACTGAACGTCTTCTCAAGGCATTCCACATCAGCGATATTCATAAATGAAAATGAGACACGGCTTCTGGGGGACATAGAGTCAATGCTCACAGGTATGGTGCCTTCAGGCGGTTCATATGGCCATAATGTAATAGATAACAATGCGGATTCCCACCTGAGGGCCGTGCTTCTTGGTGGGAGCCAGACGATTCCGGTGGTAAATGGGAAGATGGACCTGGGTACATGGCAGAGCATATTCTTTGCTGAACTTGACGGACCAAGAAACAGGAGGATCAGGGTTTCGGTTGCTGGTAGGCCCTGA
- a CDS encoding DUF362 domain-containing protein produces MPSVSVTHCRSYDPEEVRDGVRECLDHLGGVKKFASPGERVLLKPNMLMAAPPERHVTTHPVVIEAVAELFIDTGAEVRVGDSPGGSFRNIEKFWRATGILDVAERLDIELVNFEAAGSYIMGGEGYPISRPVVDSDAVVNLPKLKTHSMTIFTCAVKNMYGAVPGFRKADYHREHPGPSEFAEKLLEIYLLTDPALTLVDGVVGMEGSGPSGGDPRDLGLLLASEDALALDIYIPLLLGMDPFRVPVNEAARRRNLAPDPSDIEILGFKAEAVDDFKWPSNIYYTLDLLPSGLARALMKLWWSRPAIDPERCRNCNVCVESCPADALKSGALVPEFDYSSCINCLCCMEVCPHRAFYQDKSILYRLTSLFSGVLK; encoded by the coding sequence ATGCCATCGGTATCAGTAACTCACTGCCGGTCCTATGACCCTGAGGAGGTGAGGGATGGTGTTAGGGAGTGCCTGGATCACCTTGGGGGCGTTAAAAAATTCGCATCACCCGGTGAGAGGGTCCTTCTGAAACCCAACATGCTCATGGCGGCCCCCCCTGAGAGACACGTCACAACACATCCTGTGGTTATCGAGGCGGTTGCAGAGCTCTTCATAGACACCGGGGCGGAGGTAAGAGTTGGGGACAGTCCAGGTGGATCCTTCAGGAATATTGAGAAGTTCTGGAGGGCCACAGGGATACTTGACGTGGCAGAGAGGCTTGATATTGAACTCGTAAACTTTGAGGCTGCAGGATCATACATAATGGGAGGGGAGGGTTACCCCATCTCAAGGCCGGTTGTGGACAGTGACGCCGTTGTCAACCTACCCAAACTCAAGACCCACTCCATGACCATCTTCACCTGCGCTGTCAAGAACATGTACGGTGCTGTTCCCGGTTTCAGGAAGGCGGATTATCACAGGGAACACCCGGGGCCATCTGAGTTTGCCGAGAAGCTCCTCGAGATCTACCTGCTTACGGATCCTGCACTCACCCTGGTGGATGGGGTGGTGGGGATGGAGGGCAGTGGTCCCTCAGGAGGGGATCCAAGAGACCTTGGGCTTCTTCTGGCATCCGAGGATGCACTGGCACTTGACATTTACATACCCCTGCTCCTGGGGATGGACCCATTCAGGGTACCCGTGAATGAGGCTGCACGGAGGAGGAACCTTGCTCCTGACCCTTCAGATATAGAGATTCTGGGATTTAAGGCTGAAGCGGTTGATGACTTCAAGTGGCCCTCCAACATATACTACACCCTTGATCTACTCCCATCGGGCCTTGCACGTGCACTCATGAAACTCTGGTGGTCAAGGCCGGCCATAGACCCTGAAAGGTGCAGGAACTGTAATGTTTGTGTTGAGAGCTGCCCTGCAGACGCCCTGAAGTCCGGGGCGCTGGTACCGGAGTTTGATTACTCAAGCTGCATAAACTGCCTCTGCTGCATGGAGGTATGCCCACACAGGGCTTTCTACCAGGATAAAAGCATCCTCTACAGGCTTACCAGTCTGTTCTCAGGTGTGCTCAAATAG